The Pseudarthrobacter defluvii DNA window CGGCCAGCGCGTTGCGGACTACTTCCTCATTGCGTGCTGCCGCTTCTGCGGGGTCAAGGCTGCGGGTGTTGGTCAGGACGTACACGGCGGGCTTGGCTGCGCTCTGTGCAATATGCGCAAAGGCCCAGGCGAGGTCCTGGACTTCCCACCGGGTGAGTACGGGCAGGTCTGCCACAGACTGCGTGCCGGTGGGGTCGTCGTCGAGCACTACCAGGACGCGGGGAACCTCCGCGTTGGAAACGGCCAGCTTGTCGGCAACCAGCCCGGCCGGGATCTCGAGGTCTGCCGGGTAGGCGGCCAGAACGTCTGCTTCAAGCGTCACAGTGCACTCCGTTGTGTAGCGATCCAGGTTCCCGGATCCAGATGTAAAGGTAACTGTAAGATGTCTGACATCTTTCAACTGAGTGCTAGTGTGGCACACGGCATACGGACGCGCAAGTACACTTGTCTGACATATCCGCCGCGGAAGCCGGAAGCAGGAATCGGGGGCAACATGGCAAGGAAGTCGCTGGTAGGCGTGGTGGCCGACGAGCTGCTGGACCGCATCATCGAAGGCGAGTTTCCGCCCGGCTCAACCGTTCCCGGCGAGCACGAACTCAGTGCCCGCCATGAGGTCAGCCGCATGACCGTCCGCGAAGCGATGAAGACGCTGCAGGCCCAGCGCATCCTGAGCGTGGAGCGCGGCCGGGGAACATTCGTCAACCCCCTCAGCCGCTGGGCCTCGCTGGAAGCAGTCTTGCGTGCAGCATCCGAGGGCAAGAACGACGCCGATGCCTCCATCCAGCTCATCGAACTCCGCCGCATGCTTGAAACGGGAGCCTGCGAGCTTGCCGCAGGGCGCATCAGCGAAGAGGACATCACCGCCCTGTTCAACTACATCTCGGCGATGAAGTCCGCCCACAGCATCAACGATGTCGCGGCCTTTGTGGAGGCGGACCTCGCCTTCCACGACGTCATCCTGGGCGCCTCCGGCAATGTCTTCGTTTCGGTCCTGTTCGAGCCGCTGCATCGGGTCCTTGAGAAGCGCAGGACCGAGACCTCCGCCGTTCCTGACATCCAGGAGCACGCCATCGGCCACCACCAGAACATCGCCGAAGCGCTGCAGTCCGGCGACGCGGTCCGGTCCCGCGAGGCCATGGACGCCCATATGCAGCAGACCCTGGACGACCTCAGGCACCTGGTGCTGGAAGCGAAGTAGCGCCCCCGGGTTTTTGGGCCGGGTGGTGGCCCTAATTGCCATGGCCCCTGTTCAACGCTCCAGCAGTCCTACTAGTCTTCAGGGACGGCCCGCAATCGGGAGCATCGACGATCACGAGGAGCGAAGTTGTCCAACCACACGTACAGCATTTCTGAAATTGTCGGCACCTCCACCCAAGGCGTGGATGACGCCGTCCGCAACGGCATTGCCAAGGCCTCGCAGACGCTTCGGAACCTCGACTGGTTCGAGGTCAAGGAAGTCCGCGGCCACCTTGAGGACGGGAAGGTCGCGGACTGGCAGGTCACCATCAAAATCGGTTTCCGCCTGGAAGAGCAGTAAGCCAAAAAACAGGACCCGCAGCCGGCGCGTTAGCGCTGGCTGCGGGTCCCTTTTGCTTAAAGAAGGCGCCTTAGTTCGCCGTGCCCGGGCTCCGCCGCCGCCAGACTGTGGGTACGCCGTCGAACGCGGGGAACACATGGCCCTCGAAGAAGGACAGGACCGTATGGGGATCCAGGTCCGGGCTCCAAAGACCGGAGGCAGGGCAGTGCGAACCGGTGGCGGTGGAGGCGGTGCCGGCGGAAGCCTGGCGTTCCTTCAGTAGGGCGATGCGTTTCATCGTTGAGACCATCCTGGGGTGACAAAAACGGGCGGGGAAGCTGGTACTCCCACCCTAGGAAAGGCAAGGCGCCGGACCAATGGGCAGCTGGCCAGATTCCCCTCCTCCTGCTGGACGAATGTACAGTGGCTCACACCACGGCCGGCAGGTCAGCCCGGTTGGCCACCGTCTGCCACGGCGGTTGCGTCCCGCTCCGCGTCAACCGCAGGCCTCGCGCCCAGGCTGCCCAACAGGGCCAGGGCGTCCGACGACGGCGATCCCGGCCGGGCGGAATACACGCGCAGCGTCTGGTCGGGGTCCTCCGGCAGGACAAGGTTTTCAAAGTTCAGTTCCAGGTCCCCCACCGCGGGGTGGTGAAGCCGGACGGTGCCGGCTGCGCGGGTGGCCACCCGGTGCCCGGCCCACCACTGGCGGAAGTGTTCGCTGTGGACCGCCAGCTCACCCACCAGGTGATTGGCCTGGGGATCATTCGGGTGCCGGCCCACGTCCAGGCGGAGCGATCCTGCCGCTTCAGCAGCCACCGTCTTCCAATCCCTGAACAGCTCCCGGGCTGCGGGGTCCAGGATGGTCCACCTGGTGAGGTTTCGCTCCGCTGGCGGCAGTGCCGGAAAGTCGGCGAACAGCAGGAATGCCATCCTGTTGCCGGCCAGGACGTCATTGCGCCGGCCCAACACCAGCGCGGGCACGTCCCCGACTGCCTCGAGCAGCTGGCGCAGTGCGGGCCGGACGCCCTGTGCTGCGCCGGCACCGGGTTCACGGGGAGCACTGGCGCAGTTCTCCAGCAGGTCCAGCATGTGCGCGTGCTCGCTGCTGTCCAGGCGCAGTGCCCGGGCAACGGCGTCCAGCACCGTACGGGACGGATGGATGTTGCGGCCTTGCTCCAACCGGACGTAGTAGTCGGTGCTGACCCCGGCCAGCCGGGCGACTTCCTCCCGCCTTAAACCCGGAACCCTGCGGGCGCCCGTGCTGGGACCGGTGCCGGCCACGTCCGGACTCAACCGGGACCGCATGGCTTTGAGGAATTTTCCGAACTCGGCGCTTTGACCCATGCAGACCATTGTGCCTGCGATGGGTGCCCTGCTCTACAACGAAGGTAGGACTGGCAGTCCTAGGAAAAACAGAAACAGCTTTGGCTGCTGACTGGATGGGTAAAAGTGCATAGGCTCAGGAGTGAGCCGGTGGAAACCGCTTTCTGAGTTGTCGAGCAGCCGGCACCGCTTTCCAGCACTTCATCTTCCCGCAACACCTCCCAGAGAAGGAGCACACCCATGTCAGAGCTGACACTCAACAATGGCGTCACCATCCCCCAGCTTGGCTTCGGCGTTTTCCAGGTCCCGCCGGAAGAAACCCAGCGGACCGTGGAGGACGCCCTGGAAGCGGGCTACCGCCACATCGACACCGCCGCCGCCTACCGCAACGAGGCAGGAGTGGGAGCCGCACTTGCCGCCACCGGCATCGCACGGGAGGACATCTTTGTCACCACCAAGCTCCGCAACGGTGAGCAAGGCCGGGCGCAGGAAGCATTCCAGAACAGCCGCAAGGCCCTTGGCCTTGACTACATCGACCTCTACCTCATCCACTGGCCCGTTCCCTCGCAGGGGCTCTTCGTGCAAGCGTGGAAGGAGATGGAGCGGCTGTACGAGAACAAGGAAATCCGCGCCATTGGCGTCTCCAACTTCCTCGCCGACCACCTGGACACCCTGCTGGAGTCCGCGGAAACCGTGCCCGCCGTCAACCAGATCGAACTGCACCCCAGCTACCAGCAGGCTGACCTGGCGGCCAAGTGCCGCGGCCTGGGCATTGCCGTCGAGGCCTACAGCCCGCTGGGCCAGGGCGGGGACCTGAACGGAAACGCCGTCACCGAAATCGCCGCTGCGCACAATGCCACCACCGCCCAGGTAGTGCTTGCCTGGCACCTCGCCAACGGAAACATCGTCATTCCCAAGTCAGCGAACCCGGGCCGTATCCGCGAGAACTTCGCGGCTTCGTCCCTGACGCTGTCCCAGGACGAGCTGGCCGCCATCACGGCGCTCGAGTCCGGCGCCCGCATCGGTTCCGATCCTGCCGTCGCCTCCTTTACCCAGATGTAGGGTCCGCAGGCTTCCCCAGCCTGCAGGCCAACCACCGAAAGGATTTTCCATGCAGTACACCCATCTGGGCCGCTCCGGCCTGAAAGTCTCCCGCCTCTGCCTGGGCACCATGAATTTTGGACCGCAGACGGAGGAGTCGGATGCCCACAGCATCATGGATTCCGCCCACGAGGCCGGCATCA harbors:
- a CDS encoding dodecin; translation: MSNHTYSISEIVGTSTQGVDDAVRNGIAKASQTLRNLDWFEVKEVRGHLEDGKVADWQVTIKIGFRLEEQ
- a CDS encoding aldo/keto reductase translates to MSELTLNNGVTIPQLGFGVFQVPPEETQRTVEDALEAGYRHIDTAAAYRNEAGVGAALAATGIAREDIFVTTKLRNGEQGRAQEAFQNSRKALGLDYIDLYLIHWPVPSQGLFVQAWKEMERLYENKEIRAIGVSNFLADHLDTLLESAETVPAVNQIELHPSYQQADLAAKCRGLGIAVEAYSPLGQGGDLNGNAVTEIAAAHNATTAQVVLAWHLANGNIVIPKSANPGRIRENFAASSLTLSQDELAAITALESGARIGSDPAVASFTQM
- a CDS encoding FadR/GntR family transcriptional regulator; translation: MARKSLVGVVADELLDRIIEGEFPPGSTVPGEHELSARHEVSRMTVREAMKTLQAQRILSVERGRGTFVNPLSRWASLEAVLRAASEGKNDADASIQLIELRRMLETGACELAAGRISEEDITALFNYISAMKSAHSINDVAAFVEADLAFHDVILGASGNVFVSVLFEPLHRVLEKRRTETSAVPDIQEHAIGHHQNIAEALQSGDAVRSREAMDAHMQQTLDDLRHLVLEAK
- a CDS encoding helix-turn-helix domain-containing protein encodes the protein MGQSAEFGKFLKAMRSRLSPDVAGTGPSTGARRVPGLRREEVARLAGVSTDYYVRLEQGRNIHPSRTVLDAVARALRLDSSEHAHMLDLLENCASAPREPGAGAAQGVRPALRQLLEAVGDVPALVLGRRNDVLAGNRMAFLLFADFPALPPAERNLTRWTILDPAARELFRDWKTVAAEAAGSLRLDVGRHPNDPQANHLVGELAVHSEHFRQWWAGHRVATRAAGTVRLHHPAVGDLELNFENLVLPEDPDQTLRVYSARPGSPSSDALALLGSLGARPAVDAERDATAVADGGQPG